The genomic DNA AGGTGTGACGGCGTCCAGGACCACAGTGCTGTCGTCTCTTCTTTAAAACTGCTATTTGGTGTCTGTCTTAGATATACCTGTGAAAGACAAAGGGCGGTGCAGCGTTAGAGAACAGCCCTTACGGGTTAACACGTTAACTGAGGAGCAGCTGGTGTGCACGAATTCACATGGATGATGCAGAAGCAGGCGAGAAAAGGGTGCAGGCAGGCGAGCAGTGAGAGGCggaaaaaagaggacagaggTGAGAGGGCAGGCAGAACAACGGACCGAGTCAAGCTGCTAGAGCAGGGCTGAGTTGGAGTCAGAGCCTGAATCGTGGCCAGGGCCGAGGCAGGGCTCACGGGAACAGATGGATTCCTGAGCCCGCCTGTACTCCTGGTACTCCTGGCGGAGAGCGTTGAAACGCGCCTCACTTAGGGAGCGGCTGTACTGGCAGCGAGGCGGGTTGGAAACTGGCGGGCTGACTGAGGGAGACGGGCCTGGGAAGGGCATCAGGGAGAGGAAAGGCATGGATGGTGTGTCATGGGACAAGctcacaacaacagcacaaGGGCACAGGATGAACACATGCAGCGTCACGTCACTTCAAGCATTACACTCGTGCAACAAcgaaacatcacacacacgtgACGGCAGCGTAAGGAAAGATCACCTTTCTGTCGCTGGTCCTGGAGGCCACCAGCTTGATCACATCTGGGCTCCGCTCTGCCTCTCTGAAAACCCATTTGCGACTGATCAAATCTCACGGCCTCCAGGACCTCCGAGTCCACGCAGGCATCAGCAGAGTCCCACTCATAACTCTCATCTACTGATGTGTTCCTTCTAACGAGATACACAAAACAAGTGGTcagacaacagcaaacaaaacaacaacgtTAATGTTATTTTGGCAACGTAAATGAATCCCTCTGCCAAGGAGACACTCCAGTGTTGTTGCTATCATCCAGGTGCGGTGGGCTTTCACCTTTTCGCTCTCCTCTCAGGCAGCTCCATCTCAGCTCTGTGCCGCTCGCTTTCCTCTGTGGTTTCGGGGGAGCTGAGGAGGGTGGGCGTGACGGACAGGGACTGTCGGAAGAGACCGGCGCTACCTCTACCACTGCTCTGACTGGCATAGCtggccctccctccctccctgatctctgtctcccctcccctccccatcagcctgtctggctgtctgtagCTGTCCCCCTCCCTGGCTGGGAAGGGGGCGTAGTAAGGTGAGGGCCAGCTGATGCCCCTGGGCAGATAGGACCTCGGAGGGCCCCTCCTGGGGTCCATGGGTCTCATGCTTTCCGCTCTGGATCCTGGCCAGTGTTGGTACTGGGGGACAGGGATGGAGGAGGGCATGGGGACATACTTATGTTGGGCAGACCTCAGGGTGTCTTGATAAGAGGGGGACCACCTGGAGGACTCGGGGAAAACAGCAGCTTGCCGTCGTGGATCAGAGGGTTCCAGCATCGGGGAGACTGAGGTCTGTCTGGGAGGGTACATGGAGGGAGTGAGGTAGGGAGGACTAGCTAAAGATCTTTGTGCATGGTGGGGCCGCTCTAAGCTCCCCATGCTGGGGCGTCTGAAGGGGACGTACTCCCTCCAGGAGGGGCCTGGCCTGGGAAGGGAAGACGGACTGTGTCCCAAACTGTAGGACTTTAGCCTGACGTCTGGGTTTGGGAACTCGTCCCAGTAACATTTCTCAGAAATATATGTTCTAGGGGTCTCGAAGTGCTCCCACCGCTGTGAGCCTAAACTGACAGACTTCTTTAGAAAAGGACGAGGCTGTCCCATACCTGAGAGCGTCCGACACGGGCCGATGCTTAAGGATTTCCTTAGAAATGGCACAGGGGCTTGACATATTCGTGATGCAATGTTATTAGTCCTACTGCCCTGAGAAGCTTGTCTTTGGGGTTGCTCTGATAAAGACTCACTGCTGTGAACAAAACTCTGCGAGTGCTTCGACACGATATCTGCCATTCCTTTAGCTGCACTGAACAAGGTGTGAGCTGACCTGGATCCAAGTCTGGATTCAGGTCTCTCTGTGCTTTTACTCCCAGCTcgaatttgtgttttctcatcatAAAGTTGCTTGCTAGTTTTTTCTGGACCAGGAGACGACGGTCTCGTCTCATCTGGGAATCTAACTCTAAGTGAAAAATCTCTAGCATCCATGTGGAAGGAGCGTTTATATCCTTGTTTTTTACCACCATAAAAGCTAGACTCCGCCGCACCCGCAGGATGAGCCTGTTCAAAGCAAACCTTTTGGCTTGAGTCTCTTTCCTCGTTTTCCTGAACATGCACCTCCCAGTTTCTGGGAACCACGTCAGGCTTCGTCCCCGGGGACTTGTCTGGCTTCAGTTCTGAACTTTGTCCGGCAGTGTCTGTGACTTCAGCGTCTTCCACGGGCTCATCCACGCTCATTTCAATGAAACCTGGAAGGCTAAGGTATTCAAGAATTGCACTTGTCTGCAGTGGGGACATTTTGGGAGATGGAGCTGCAGGCTTGGCCTTGAAGGACCCTGACATTCCAGGGGCAGAAAACTGGGACTGGTCACTCTCAACTTCTTCTACAAGAGTCAGTGTTGAAATAGGGCTGGGGCTATCGGAGAAGAGACACTTGTCACTCCTCCTGGAGCGCGTCCGGACGCCCTCTCTCTCTAACTCAGAGTAAAACCCTGAACTCCGTCGGTCATCCCGAGCCTGagtgtctttttctttggcCTTTGCCCCTACATGATGTTCATAGGGCAAGGTAGAATAGCTTGATGGACTGGGATCCCTTGTGGCTGTGTAGTCTACTTCTGCAGTTCTCTGGGGCTGATTATATGGAGCTGAGGCTGAACCTTCAGGCCTCTCACTGTCAACTGAAGGACGTCTGGCAGCTGAATCCCAGGTATGAGCTCCTGCATAAGCGTATGAATGTCTCGACCTTGTAGCAACACCTCCATCCTGTGTCTTTTCCCTTAAACCCTGCTCAGTCAAAGACTTCCTGCCCATATCTGTGTCCCTCTGAGGACTCAATGACCTGGCTCTGTCTGGTGTTTGCAGACACAGGACAGGTGGACTTTGTGAGGTGACATCAGGGGAGAGCATGGGGAGGGAGGTGTTCTGGGTGACCGGAGAACGTGACGAATCAACAGCAAAAGAGTCCTCTGTGGTTTCCCTTCGCTTGCGAGGATGCTGAGACCTGGGTGACGTGGTGTCCCGGGGGGTCTGTACAGGAATGAGGCTGGTGACTGATGTAACAGGGCTAATGTCCCATTGAATGTGAGACGTAGGCAGCCGGTCCATGGGACTGCTGGTGTTCCCGAAGTAGCACGCCCTCCGATAGTCCGACACCCGACTTGTCTGACCAGAGGGCCTGTGTTTCTGTCGGATGGTGACATCTTGTGGCTTCCATACAGGCTCTTCCTCTGACTTGGGCGAGTCCCGTTGAggactttctgtctttttagaCTGTTGCTCGTCTCTTCCTCGACCACGACCTCTATGTTCAGCTGTATAgctctccagctccttctccattttttccctctcctttgCCAATTGGACACACTTGTTAATGCTGTCCCGCTCAAGCTCACTGTCAAGTTGTGAGACCAGGGTGCTGTTATTAGTCAGCTGGCTCTCCATCGGCTGGTAGCCTGAAAGGAGcggtctgtctctgtctctgtccaggtgCTTAGATTTCTTGCCCAAAGTGAGGAACAGGTCGTCAGCCTGGCCTGGCATACGGTACCTCCTGAGAGAATCACTGGGTTTTTTCTCACTGTTGTCTGAATAGAAGCTGGCTCTTTCCAGCAGGGCCTCCGAGCCTTGTTCATCGTCAGAGTAAAAGCAGCCGTGACGAGAGAAGTTTCTGGCCATGGCCCGTACTCGTCCAGGGGAGGAAGGAGGTCTGCTCAGCTCTGGGACGTCCACAGTGAGAGGGGAATTCTTCCTCTCATCCTTCTCTGAGCTCAAAATGCTTGACTTAGGAGAGTCCCTGAACGATGTCCTGTTGCTCCCTGAGCAACTTGCTCCACCATTAATTTGCAGGATGTCCTCCTTCAAGTTTTTCTTATTGGAGGGACTGGAACCCCCTTGCAGTGGCTGGACAATGAAGCGTCCATCTGGGCCTCGGGAGATGGACTCCAGAGCCGTTGGTGAGGGGGCCTGAGACCCCAGGTGACTCTCAAAGAGCGTGTAATGCGGTGGAGGGGACGAGTTGGACAGGAGTTGTTTCCGCTGGTCGTGGTATTCCCCGCGGCTGCCTTTATCGAAGGACGACCGGTCGGACTGTGAGGAGGACGAGTTGGGGAAGAAGGGAAGCGGCGGACAAAGCTTCAGCTTCAAAACGCTGTCTGGGCTGCGAGGAGGCGAGCGAGTGCTGAGATGGACATggacaagaaaaaaatgattaaaggTCATACTcagaacacagaaatgtttgatgaaaatacacatgtgcacagatgAAGACACTCACTCTGGAGAGGAGCTCTTCTGGAAGGCAGACGGGAGATCTAAGAAAAGTGAAGGAGggaataaaatgtcaaacaacaGCACAGCTGAAGGTCCCATCATTACAAAGCCTGTTTAACGTAAACTCAGATATCAACAAGTCAAACCAATGTTTTACCATGTCTCCTCTTTCTGCGCCGGCGCCGTCTCCTCTGACTCATATAGCACGCTGTCACCAATGAGAGGATGATggccacaaacaggaagcacacTCCCCCTAACACACCAGCCAACAGGGGCTCAGGGATGACCTCCAAGAAACTTGGGCGCAGGGGGTAAATTTCCATCCCTGCAATCAATCAACCAGTAGTCGATAATGGTGAACACAGATTCCACTGCGTCAGTTAAATGGTGGAAGCTTGACCCAACGTGCAAGTGATGCTCATCTATAGAAAGGCACTTACCAATAGTGGAGACATTGACAG from Chaetodon trifascialis isolate fChaTrf1 chromosome 6, fChaTrf1.hap1, whole genome shotgun sequence includes the following:
- the igsf9b gene encoding uncharacterized protein igsf9b isoform X2 — its product is MGLERRWLQAVTAAVAICLLSVSQGEASLVRAREGGSAELSCSLTPTSKDATSPNLFPLHVVEWVRLGYSVPILIKFGVYAPRVHPNYKGRVSLTRGASLLVERLTLEDEGWFECRILLLDSKTDDFQNGTWTFLSITAPPVFIKTPPTFVEVLLGDALTLSCGAHGNPRPTVVWHKDESQIEKHEKIKVLNGTLSLASVTRNISGVYKCHVSNSEGNLTHSTQLQVKGPPIIIISPEDTTLNMSQDAVLQCQADAYPSNLTYEWLKQGQNVYHVESLKSRVKILVDGTLLIPNLIPEDAGNYTCIPTNGILTPPSASAHLKVKHPARVGRMSRETYLPAGMEGVIVCPVQADPPVLYVNWTKDGDDLNLDKYPGWLVNSEGSVFITTANDNAVGMYTCTAYNSYGTMGKSEATQVILQDPPSFRVSPRPEYLQEVGRELIIPCEASGDPTPNITWSKIGPTPRSVYTVLANGSLLLQPLSKDHHGGWECLATNRVATVSVGTVVMVLGTSPHVVSSVFVTTEMNQANVSWVPGFDGGYTQKFTVWVKQASRGKHEWASLPVPTSKNYLLVTGLLAGTGYQFSVLPQNKLGSGPFSEIVTVRTQAVPTETPTAVTTLPALDPPVLLSANRTEQGVLLQWLPPEAPSSPLTGYVLQARRNQGQWVILSSNITANQSDLIIQGLLRDSSYDLRLMSRSNKVLSEPSESVNVSTIGMEIYPLRPSFLEVIPEPLLAGVLGGVCFLFVAIILSLVTACYMSQRRRRRRRKRRHDLPSAFQKSSSPDTRSPPRSPDSVLKLKLCPPLPFFPNSSSSQSDRSSFDKGSRGEYHDQRKQLLSNSSPPPHYTLFESHLGSQAPSPTALESISRGPDGRFIVQPLQGGSSPSNKKNLKEDILQINGGASCSGSNRTSFRDSPKSSILSSEKDERKNSPLTVDVPELSRPPSSPGRVRAMARNFSRHGCFYSDDEQGSEALLERASFYSDNSEKKPSDSLRRYRMPGQADDLFLTLGKKSKHLDRDRDRPLLSGYQPMESQLTNNSTLVSQLDSELERDSINKCVQLAKEREKMEKELESYTAEHRGRGRGRDEQQSKKTESPQRDSPKSEEEPVWKPQDVTIRQKHRPSGQTSRVSDYRRACYFGNTSSPMDRLPTSHIQWDISPVTSVTSLIPVQTPRDTTSPRSQHPRKRRETTEDSFAVDSSRSPVTQNTSLPMLSPDVTSQSPPVLCLQTPDRARSLSPQRDTDMGRKSLTEQGLREKTQDGGVATRSRHSYAYAGAHTWDSAARRPSVDSERPEGSASAPYNQPQRTAEVDYTATRDPSPSSYSTLPYEHHVGAKAKEKDTQARDDRRSSGFYSELEREGVRTRSRRSDKCLFSDSPSPISTLTLVEEVESDQSQFSAPGMSGSFKAKPAAPSPKMSPLQTSAILEYLSLPGFIEMSVDEPVEDAEVTDTAGQSSELKPDKSPGTKPDVVPRNWEVHVQENEERDSSQKVCFEQAHPAGAAESSFYGGKKQGYKRSFHMDARDFSLRVRFPDETRPSSPGPEKTSKQLYDEKTQIRAGSKSTERPESRLGSRSAHTLFSAAKGMADIVSKHSQSFVHSSESLSEQPQRQASQGSRTNNIASRICQAPVPFLRKSLSIGPCRTLSGMGQPRPFLKKSVSLGSQRWEHFETPRTYISEKCYWDEFPNPDVRLKSYSLGHSPSSLPRPGPSWREYVPFRRPSMGSLERPHHAQRSLASPPYLTPSMYPPRQTSVSPMLEPSDPRRQAAVFPESSRWSPSYQDTLRSAQHKYVPMPSSIPVPQYQHWPGSRAESMRPMDPRRGPPRSYLPRGISWPSPYYAPFPAREGDSYRQPDRLMGRGGETEIREGGRASYASQSSGRGSAGLFRQSLSVTPTLLSSPETTEESERHRAEMELPERRAKRRNTSVDESYEWDSADACVDSEVLEAVRFDQSQMGFQRGRAEPRCDQAGGLQDQRQKGISKTDTK
- the igsf9b gene encoding uncharacterized protein igsf9b isoform X1, producing the protein MGLERRWLQAVTAAVAICLLSVSQGEASLVRAREGGSAELSCSLTPTSKDATSPNLFPLHVVEWVRLGYSVPILIKFGVYAPRVHPNYKGRVSLTRGASLLVERLTLEDEGWFECRILLLDSKTDDFQNGTWTFLSITAPPVFIKTPPTFVEVLLGDALTLSCGAHGNPRPTVVWHKDESQIEKHEKIKVLNGTLSLASVTRNISGVYKCHVSNSEGNLTHSTQLQVKGPPIIIISPEDTTLNMSQDAVLQCQADAYPSNLTYEWLKQGQNVYHVESLKSRVKILVDGTLLIPNLIPEDAGNYTCIPTNGILTPPSASAHLKVKHPARVGRMSRETYLPAGMEGVIVCPVQADPPVLYVNWTKDGDDLNLDKYPGWLVNSEGSVFITTANDNAVGMYTCTAYNSYGTMGKSEATQVILQDPPSFRVSPRPEYLQEVGRELIIPCEASGDPTPNITWSKIGPTPRSVYTVLANGSLLLQPLSKDHHGGWECLATNRVATVSVGTVVMVLGTSPHVVSSVFVTTEMNQANVSWVPGFDGGYTQKFTVWVKQASRGKHEWASLPVPTSKNYLLVTGLLAGTGYQFSVLPQNKLGSGPFSEIVTVRTQAVPTETPTAVTTLPALDPPVLLSANRTEQGVLLQWLPPEAPSSPLTGYVLQARRNQGQWVILSSNITANQSDLIIQGLLRDSSYDLRLMSRSNKVLSEPSESVNVSTIGMEIYPLRPSFLEVIPEPLLAGVLGGVCFLFVAIILSLVTACYMSQRRRRRRRKRRHDLPSAFQKSSSPDTRSPPRSPDSVLKLKLCPPLPFFPNSSSSQSDRSSFDKGSRGEYHDQRKQLLSNSSPPPHYTLFESHLGSQAPSPTALESISRGPDGRFIVQPLQGGSSPSNKKNLKEDILQINGGASCSGSNRTSFRDSPKSSILSSEKDERKNSPLTVDVPELSRPPSSPGRVRAMARNFSRHGCFYSDDEQGSEALLERASFYSDNSEKKPSDSLRRYRMPGQADDLFLTLGKKSKHLDRDRDRPLLSGYQPMESQLTNNSTLVSQLDSELERDSINKCVQLAKEREKMEKELESYTAEHRGRGRGRDEQQSKKTESPQRDSPKSEEEPVWKPQDVTIRQKHRPSGQTSRVSDYRRACYFGNTSSPMDRLPTSHIQWDISPVTSVTSLIPVQTPRDTTSPRSQHPRKRRETTEDSFAVDSSRSPVTQNTSLPMLSPDVTSQSPPVLCLQTPDRARSLSPQRDTDMGRKSLTEQGLREKTQDGGVATRSRHSYAYAGAHTWDSAARRPSVDSERPEGSASAPYNQPQRTAEVDYTATRDPSPSSYSTLPYEHHVGAKAKEKDTQARDDRRSSGFYSELEREGVRTRSRRSDKCLFSDSPSPISTLTLVEEVESDQSQFSAPGMSGSFKAKPAAPSPKMSPLQTSAILEYLSLPGFIEMSVDEPVEDAEVTDTAGQSSELKPDKSPGTKPDVVPRNWEVHVQENEERDSSQKVCFEQAHPAGAAESSFYGGKKQGYKRSFHMDARDFSLRVRFPDETRPSSPGPEKTSKQLYDEKTQIRAGSKSTERPESRLGSRSAHTLFSAAKGMADIVSKHSQSFVHSSESLSEQPQRQASQGSRTNNIASRICQAPVPFLRKSLSIGPCRTLSGMGQPRPFLKKSVSLGSQRWEHFETPRTYISEKCYWDEFPNPDVRLKSYSLGHSPSSLPRPGPSWREYVPFRRPSMGSLERPHHAQRSLASPPYLTPSMYPPRQTSVSPMLEPSDPRRQAAVFPESSRWSPSYQDTLRSAQHKYVPMPSSIPVPQYQHWPGSRAESMRPMDPRRGPPRSYLPRGISWPSPYYAPFPAREGDSYRQPDRLMGRGGETEIREGGRASYASQSSGRGSAGLFRQSLSVTPTLLSSPETTEESERHRAEMELPERRAKRRNTSVDESYEWDSADACVDSEVLEAVRFDQSQMGFQRGRAEPRCDQAGGLQDQRQKGPSPSVSPPVSNPPRCQYSRSLSEARFNALRQEYQEYRRAQESICSREPCLGPGHDSGSDSNSALL